A window of Mycobacteriales bacterium contains these coding sequences:
- a CDS encoding vitamin B12-dependent ribonucleotide reductase, whose protein sequence is MTETASGAPAKASAKKAAGLRLQRVYTTEGVHPYDQVTWERRDVVMTNWRDGSVNFEQRGVEFPDFWSVNAANIVTTKYFRGAVGTDVREWSLKQVVDRVVDTYTRAGVANGYFATPADAEIFEHELKHMLVHQVFSFNSPVWFNVGTTAPQQVSACFILSVDDQMDSILNWYKEEGIIFKGGSGAGLNLSRIRSSKELLSSGGTASGPVSFMRGADASAGTIQRGGATRRAAKMVILDVDHPDIEEFIETKANEEKKIRVLRDAGFDMDLGGKDITSVQYQNANNSVRVTDEFMRAVEADGPFATRARTTDETWEVEGGARGLFRKIAQAAWDCADPGVQYDDTINDWHTCPETGRITASNPCSEYMHLDNSSCNLASLNLMKFLREDGTFDARTFAKVVEYVITAMDISICFADFPTQAIGETTRAYRQLGIGYANLGALLMANGLPYDSDSGRAMAGAITSLMQATAYKRSAELAGIVGPYDGYARNADAHQRVVRKHAAANDGLRPFGADDARILHEATRAWQECQQTGLRNGYRNSQASVIAPTGTIGLMMDCDTTGLEPDLALVKNKKLVGGASMKIVNNTVPQALRKLGYDEEIVEAIVEYVAEHGHVVDAPGLRPEHYAVFDCAMGERSISWMGHIRMMAAIQPFISGALSKTVNLPESATVEDIEKAYFEGWKLGLKAIAVYRNNCKVGQPLSDINDTKKAAAAQTGAVEPHERRPERKRLPKKRPSQTVSFSVGGAEGYMIASNYPDDGLGELFIKMSKQGSTLAGVMDAFSIAISIALQYGVPLETYVAKFTNMRFDPAGLTDDPDVRMAQSVMDYIFRRLALDYLPYERRAELGIFTAEERAASVASSSYGGSPAADVADVAEVDVEGLAQSVPVEPSPAAPAPTAPAGSGGGVDVSAQTAQDAPLCMNCGIKMRPAGSCYVCESCGSTSGCS, encoded by the coding sequence ATGACCGAGACGGCGAGCGGCGCACCGGCCAAGGCGAGCGCGAAGAAGGCGGCGGGCCTGCGCCTCCAGCGCGTCTACACGACCGAGGGCGTGCACCCGTACGACCAGGTCACCTGGGAGCGCCGCGACGTCGTCATGACCAACTGGCGCGACGGCTCGGTCAACTTCGAGCAGCGCGGGGTCGAGTTCCCGGACTTCTGGTCGGTCAACGCCGCCAACATCGTCACCACGAAGTACTTCCGCGGCGCCGTCGGCACCGACGTCCGCGAGTGGTCGTTGAAGCAGGTGGTCGACCGGGTGGTCGACACCTACACCAGGGCCGGCGTCGCCAACGGCTACTTCGCCACGCCGGCCGACGCCGAGATCTTCGAGCACGAGCTCAAGCACATGCTCGTGCACCAGGTGTTCAGCTTCAACAGCCCCGTCTGGTTCAACGTCGGCACCACCGCGCCGCAGCAGGTGTCGGCCTGCTTCATCCTCTCCGTCGACGACCAGATGGACTCGATCCTCAACTGGTACAAGGAGGAGGGGATCATCTTCAAGGGCGGCTCCGGCGCCGGCCTCAACCTCTCCCGCATCCGCTCCTCGAAGGAGCTGCTCTCCTCCGGCGGCACCGCGTCCGGCCCGGTGAGCTTCATGCGCGGCGCCGACGCGTCCGCCGGCACCATCCAGCGCGGCGGCGCCACCCGGCGCGCCGCGAAGATGGTCATCCTCGACGTCGACCACCCGGACATCGAGGAGTTCATCGAGACCAAGGCCAACGAGGAGAAGAAGATCCGCGTCCTCCGCGACGCCGGCTTCGACATGGACCTCGGCGGCAAGGACATCACCAGCGTCCAGTACCAGAACGCCAACAATTCCGTCCGCGTCACCGACGAGTTCATGCGTGCGGTCGAGGCGGACGGGCCGTTCGCCACCCGCGCCCGCACGACCGACGAGACGTGGGAGGTCGAGGGCGGGGCGCGCGGGCTGTTCCGCAAGATCGCGCAGGCCGCGTGGGACTGCGCCGACCCCGGCGTCCAGTACGACGACACGATCAACGACTGGCACACCTGCCCGGAGACCGGCCGCATCACCGCCTCGAACCCGTGCAGCGAGTACATGCACCTCGACAACTCGTCGTGCAACCTCGCCTCGCTGAACCTCATGAAGTTCCTCCGCGAGGACGGCACGTTCGACGCGCGGACGTTCGCCAAGGTGGTCGAGTACGTCATCACCGCGATGGACATCTCGATCTGCTTCGCCGACTTCCCGACGCAGGCGATCGGCGAGACGACGCGGGCGTACCGCCAGCTCGGCATCGGCTACGCCAACCTCGGCGCGCTGCTCATGGCCAACGGCCTGCCGTACGACTCCGACTCCGGCCGCGCCATGGCCGGCGCGATCACCTCGCTCATGCAGGCGACCGCCTACAAGCGCTCCGCCGAGCTGGCCGGCATCGTCGGCCCGTACGACGGCTACGCGCGCAACGCCGACGCCCACCAGCGGGTCGTCCGCAAGCACGCCGCCGCCAACGACGGGCTGCGGCCGTTCGGCGCCGACGACGCGCGGATCCTGCACGAGGCGACGCGGGCGTGGCAGGAGTGCCAGCAGACCGGCCTGCGCAACGGCTACCGCAACAGCCAGGCGTCGGTCATCGCCCCCACCGGCACCATCGGCCTGATGATGGACTGCGACACCACCGGCCTCGAGCCCGACCTCGCGCTCGTCAAGAACAAGAAGCTCGTCGGCGGCGCGTCCATGAAGATCGTCAACAACACCGTCCCGCAGGCGCTGCGCAAGCTCGGCTACGACGAGGAGATCGTCGAGGCGATCGTCGAGTACGTCGCCGAGCACGGCCACGTCGTCGACGCGCCGGGGCTGCGCCCCGAGCACTACGCGGTGTTCGACTGCGCGATGGGGGAGCGGTCCATCTCGTGGATGGGCCACATCCGGATGATGGCCGCGATCCAGCCGTTCATCTCCGGCGCGCTCTCCAAGACCGTCAACCTGCCCGAGTCGGCCACCGTCGAGGACATCGAGAAGGCGTACTTCGAGGGCTGGAAGCTCGGCCTCAAGGCGATCGCCGTCTACCGCAACAACTGCAAGGTCGGCCAGCCACTGTCGGACATCAACGACACGAAGAAGGCCGCGGCCGCGCAGACTGGTGCCGTGGAGCCGCACGAGCGCCGTCCCGAGCGCAAGCGCCTGCCGAAGAAGCGGCCGTCGCAGACGGTGTCGTTCTCCGTCGGTGGCGCCGAGGGCTACATGATCGCGTCCAACTACCCGGACGACGGTCTCGGCGAGCTGTTCATCAAGATGTCCAAGCAGGGCTCGACCCTCGCCGGCGTCATGGACGCGTTCTCCATCGCGATCTCCATCGCCCTCCAGTACGGCGTGCCGTTGGAGACCTACGTCGCGAAGTTCACGAACATGCGGTTCGACCCGGCCGGCCTCACCGACGACCCGGACGTGCGGATGGCGCAGTCCGTCATGGACTACATCTTCCGGCGGCTGGCGCTCGACTACCTGCCGTACGAGCGCCGGGCCGAGCTCGGCATCTTCACCGCCGAGGAGCGCGCCGCCAGCGTCGCGTCCTCCTCGTACGGCGGCTCGCCCGCCGCCGACGTCGCCGACGTGGCGGAGGTCGACGTCGAGGGGCTGGCGCAGTCCGTCCCGGTGGAGCCGTCCCCGGCCGCGCCTGCACCGACCGCGCCGGCGGGCAGCGGCGGCGGTGTGGACGTGAGCGCGCAGACCGCGCAGGACGCGCCGTTATGCATGAACTGCGGCATCAAGATGCGCCCCGCCGGCTCCTGCTACGTCTGCGAGTCCTGCGGCAGCACCTCCGGCTGCAGCTGA
- a CDS encoding nuclear transport factor 2 family protein: MDAVAVARDLLDRLGTAVSGRDAEATLALFAPSCDVVLLGSEAGEQAYGWDELRAFLAHLYARPIGFGWEWSRVVADRRGDVLWFVASGNVVETVGDARSRTPYRFSGVAVGEPPRLAVLHGSEPVPPKS; encoded by the coding sequence ATGGACGCTGTCGCCGTGGCGCGGGACCTGCTCGACCGGCTCGGCACGGCCGTCTCCGGCCGGGACGCGGAGGCGACGCTGGCGCTGTTCGCGCCGTCGTGCGACGTGGTGCTGCTCGGCTCGGAGGCGGGCGAGCAGGCGTACGGGTGGGACGAGCTGCGGGCGTTCCTGGCGCACCTGTACGCGCGGCCGATCGGCTTCGGCTGGGAGTGGTCGCGCGTAGTCGCCGACCGGCGTGGTGACGTGCTGTGGTTCGTGGCGTCCGGGAACGTGGTCGAGACGGTTGGTGACGCGCGGTCGCGGACGCCGTACCGGTTCAGCGGGGTGGCGGTCGGCGAGCCGCCGCGACTGGCCGTGCTGCACGGCTCGGAGCCCGTTCCGCCCAAGAGCTGA
- a CDS encoding methylated-DNA--[protein]-cysteine S-methyltransferase — MSWTVVEGTPVGALLLESDGAALTGLWFGVKPVSGERDDDDPVLAEAAAQLGAYFARDLKEFDLPLAPRGTPFQLAVWEQLRLIPYGETISYGELARRVGSPKASRAVGAANGRNPIGIVVPCHRVIGANGTLTGFGGGMDAKRTLLDLESSTALF, encoded by the coding sequence GTGAGCTGGACCGTGGTAGAGGGCACGCCCGTCGGGGCGTTGCTGCTGGAGTCGGACGGGGCGGCGTTGACCGGGCTGTGGTTCGGCGTGAAGCCGGTGTCGGGCGAGCGCGACGACGACGACCCGGTGTTGGCCGAGGCGGCGGCGCAGCTCGGCGCGTACTTCGCGCGCGACCTCAAGGAGTTCGACCTGCCGCTGGCGCCGCGCGGGACGCCGTTCCAGCTCGCGGTGTGGGAGCAGCTCCGGCTGATCCCGTACGGCGAGACGATCAGCTACGGCGAGCTGGCGCGGCGCGTCGGTTCGCCGAAGGCGTCACGCGCGGTCGGCGCGGCGAACGGCCGCAACCCGATCGGCATCGTCGTGCCGTGCCACCGTGTCATCGGCGCGAACGGCACGCTGACCGGCTTCGGCGGCGGCATGGACGCCAAGCGCACCCTGCTCGACCTGGAGTCGTCCACAGCCCTGTTCTGA
- a CDS encoding AlkA N-terminal domain-containing protein has product MIEDQDRCYRAVLSRDRRFDGVFYTAVRTTRIFCRPSCPATTPKRVNVTFYPTAAAALAAGYRACKRCRPDTTPGSPEWDVRADVAGRAMRLVNDGVVERAGVPGLARRLGYSERQLNRILVAELGAGPLALARARRAHTARMLAETTAVPLADVAFAAGFASVRQFNDTVRATYDATPGELRSRAARSARATSGDGVLRLAVREPFDGAALLDFLGVRAVPGVEEVAGGTYRRTLRLPGGPGVVALTPLPSYVRCALRLTSVADLPVAVERCRRLLDLDADPLAVHDALAGDPVVGPLVRKRPGLRVPGHVDGFEVAVRAVLGQQVSVAGARTLAARLVAAYGTPLPVADGSLTHLFPSAAALAGADPPAFAMPRSRARALVGLAGAVAAGAVDLDRGAPRAETRSALLALPGIGPWTASYIALRALGDADAFLPTDLGVRHALARLAPGMSAETLSEAWRPWRSYALMHLWTSLGGAE; this is encoded by the coding sequence GTGATCGAGGACCAGGACCGCTGCTACCGCGCGGTCCTCAGCCGGGACCGCCGCTTCGACGGCGTGTTCTACACGGCCGTCCGCACGACCCGCATCTTCTGCCGCCCGAGCTGCCCGGCGACGACGCCGAAGCGGGTCAACGTGACGTTCTACCCGACGGCCGCCGCCGCGCTCGCCGCCGGGTACCGCGCGTGCAAGCGGTGCCGCCCCGACACCACCCCCGGCTCGCCGGAGTGGGACGTGCGCGCCGACGTCGCCGGCCGCGCCATGCGGCTCGTCAACGACGGCGTCGTCGAGCGGGCCGGCGTCCCGGGCCTGGCGCGGCGGCTCGGCTACAGCGAGCGTCAGCTCAACCGGATCCTCGTCGCCGAGCTCGGCGCCGGGCCGCTCGCGCTCGCGCGGGCGCGGCGCGCGCACACCGCGCGGATGCTCGCCGAGACGACGGCGGTGCCGCTGGCGGACGTGGCGTTCGCGGCCGGGTTCGCCAGCGTGCGGCAGTTCAACGACACCGTGCGGGCGACCTACGACGCCACGCCGGGCGAGCTGCGTTCGCGGGCGGCCCGGTCCGCCCGCGCTACGTCCGGTGACGGAGTGCTGCGGCTCGCGGTGCGGGAGCCGTTCGACGGGGCAGCGTTGCTGGACTTCCTCGGGGTGCGGGCGGTGCCGGGCGTCGAGGAGGTCGCCGGCGGGACGTACCGGCGGACGCTGCGGCTGCCGGGCGGGCCCGGCGTCGTCGCGCTGACGCCGTTGCCGTCGTACGTCCGCTGCGCGCTGCGGCTCACCTCCGTCGCGGACCTGCCGGTCGCCGTCGAGCGGTGCCGCCGCCTGCTCGACCTCGACGCCGACCCGTTGGCGGTGCACGACGCCCTCGCCGGCGACCCCGTCGTCGGGCCGCTCGTGCGGAAGCGGCCGGGGCTGCGCGTGCCGGGGCACGTCGACGGGTTCGAGGTCGCCGTGCGGGCCGTGCTCGGGCAGCAGGTGTCGGTCGCCGGCGCGCGGACGCTCGCGGCGCGGCTCGTGGCGGCGTACGGGACGCCGCTGCCCGTCGCCGACGGGTCGCTGACGCACCTGTTCCCTTCGGCCGCGGCGCTCGCCGGGGCCGACCCGCCGGCGTTCGCGATGCCGAGGTCACGGGCGCGAGCCCTGGTCGGGCTGGCGGGTGCCGTCGCGGCCGGCGCGGTCGACCTCGACCGGGGCGCGCCGCGCGCCGAGACGCGGTCGGCGCTACTGGCGCTGCCGGGGATCGGGCCGTGGACCGCGTCGTACATCGCGCTGCGCGCGCTCGGCGACGCGGACGCGTTCCTGCCGACCGACCTCGGCGTCCGGCACGCGCTGGCGCGGCTCGCTCCCGGGATGTCGGCCGAGACCCTGTCCGAGGCGTGGCGGCCGTGGCGGTCGTACGCCCTGATGCACCTGTGGACGTCGCTGGGAGGCGCGGAGTGA
- a CDS encoding pirin family protein, translating into MPAVTVDDVTTLPRIAAPAEARQRAVRSVTTAPRGLEGEGFPVYRAFAGADLGDLDPFIHLDQMGEVDYGPGEPKGTPWHPHRGFETVTYMIDGLLRHADSEGGGGLISDGDTQWMTAGQGILHIETPPEEVVASGGLFHGLQLWVNLPAAQKWVPPRYQDLGASQVALGTSPDGGALVRVIAGSVGALRGPGSTYTPMTMLHVTLAPGARVVLPWEESFNALVYVLAGRGTVGAEGRPLRMAQLAVLGPGNAVTVAADASRDGRSASMEVLLLGGRPIREPIAWAGPFVMNTEAEVRQAFADFQAGRLGRVPAVHNAPTDLVVTETDSPLD; encoded by the coding sequence GTGCCCGCTGTCACCGTCGACGACGTCACGACGCTCCCGCGCATCGCCGCGCCCGCCGAGGCGCGCCAGCGCGCGGTGCGTTCGGTGACGACCGCGCCGCGCGGGCTCGAGGGCGAGGGGTTCCCGGTGTACCGGGCGTTCGCGGGCGCGGACCTCGGCGACCTCGACCCGTTCATCCACCTCGACCAGATGGGCGAGGTCGACTACGGGCCGGGCGAGCCGAAGGGCACGCCGTGGCACCCGCACCGCGGCTTCGAGACCGTCACGTACATGATCGACGGGCTGCTGCGCCACGCGGACAGCGAGGGCGGCGGCGGGCTCATCTCCGACGGCGACACGCAGTGGATGACGGCCGGCCAGGGCATCCTGCACATCGAGACGCCGCCCGAGGAGGTCGTCGCGTCCGGCGGGCTGTTCCACGGCCTCCAGCTGTGGGTCAACCTCCCCGCCGCGCAGAAGTGGGTGCCGCCGCGCTACCAGGACCTCGGCGCGTCCCAGGTCGCGCTCGGCACGTCGCCCGACGGCGGCGCCTTGGTCCGCGTCATCGCCGGGTCGGTCGGCGCCTTGCGCGGCCCCGGCTCGACGTACACGCCGATGACGATGCTGCACGTCACGCTCGCGCCCGGCGCGCGGGTCGTGCTGCCGTGGGAGGAGTCGTTCAACGCGCTCGTCTACGTCCTCGCCGGGCGCGGCACGGTCGGCGCGGAAGGCCGGCCGTTGCGGATGGCGCAGCTCGCCGTCCTCGGCCCCGGCAACGCCGTCACCGTCGCCGCCGACGCCTCGCGGGACGGGCGGTCGGCGTCGATGGAGGTGCTGCTGCTCGGCGGGCGGCCGATCCGGGAGCCGATCGCCTGGGCGGGGCCGTTCGTGATGAACACCGAGGCGGAGGTGCGGCAGGCGTTCGCGGACTTCCAGGCGGGGCGGCTCGGCCGGGTGCCGGCCGTGCACAACGCGCCCACCGACCTCGTCGTCACCGAGACCGACTCGCCGCTCGACTGA
- a CDS encoding TfoX/Sxy family protein, whose amino-acid sequence MAYDETLAERVRDLAGGLPEKKTFGGLAFLLDGNMAVGVMGDDLLVRCGPDDQPALLTEPGVRPFVMGGRTSAGWLVVAGEVLEDDVLRTWIGRGVAFAGSLPPK is encoded by the coding sequence ATGGCGTACGACGAGACGCTCGCGGAGCGGGTCCGGGACCTGGCGGGCGGGCTGCCGGAGAAGAAGACGTTCGGCGGGCTGGCGTTCCTGCTCGACGGCAACATGGCCGTCGGCGTGATGGGCGACGACCTGCTCGTCCGCTGCGGCCCGGACGACCAGCCCGCGCTGCTGACCGAGCCGGGAGTGCGGCCGTTCGTCATGGGTGGCCGCACGTCGGCGGGCTGGCTCGTCGTCGCCGGCGAGGTGCTCGAGGACGACGTCCTGCGGACGTGGATCGGCCGCGGCGTCGCGTTCGCCGGCTCGCTGCCGCCGAAGTAG
- a CDS encoding SWIM zinc finger family protein, whose translation MSEWYESAHRLPAPKGPGARRPFGTTWWGRAWIDALETRSGLDAGRLSRGRSYARSGAVRTLDVAPGSVTASVQGGRAVPYETRVTLRAFRREEWERVLDVVSARIAHAAALLDGELPQELVTDVGDAGVSLLPEPGELRFRCTCPDWGDPCKHASAVCFLVADLLDNDPFELLLLRGRTRDEVLEALRARRSGGAAPAAESVRDDVDAAEAFAREPAPLPDLPLPPARPGRPAPLVGEPPAGSVRATDLEALAADAALRAWELLTGAGDGGLGLTVEEDLARRAAALLGTKRLDRLAKRAGLPAHQLSRRAQAWARGGRAALVVLDETWAPDESDVAEAVAALGAGAHAWQNRVSDASDARQLRLGRDGRWYPFRRAGKAWELAGPPSADPAAAVATLTG comes from the coding sequence GTGAGCGAGTGGTACGAGTCGGCGCACCGGCTCCCCGCGCCGAAGGGGCCGGGGGCACGGCGGCCGTTCGGGACGACGTGGTGGGGCCGCGCGTGGATCGACGCGCTGGAGACGCGCAGCGGCCTCGACGCGGGGCGGCTGTCGCGCGGCCGGTCCTACGCGCGCAGCGGCGCGGTCCGCACCCTCGACGTCGCGCCGGGCTCGGTCACGGCGAGCGTGCAGGGCGGGCGGGCGGTGCCGTACGAGACGCGGGTGACGCTGCGCGCGTTCCGCCGCGAGGAGTGGGAACGCGTCCTCGACGTCGTGTCGGCACGCATCGCCCACGCCGCCGCGCTGCTCGACGGCGAGCTGCCGCAGGAGCTGGTCACCGACGTCGGCGACGCGGGCGTGTCGCTGCTGCCGGAGCCGGGCGAGCTGCGGTTCCGTTGCACCTGCCCCGACTGGGGCGACCCCTGCAAGCACGCTTCGGCGGTCTGCTTCCTCGTCGCGGACCTGCTCGACAACGACCCGTTCGAGCTGCTGCTGCTGCGCGGACGGACCCGCGACGAGGTGCTGGAGGCGTTGCGCGCCAGGCGTTCCGGGGGTGCGGCCCCCGCCGCGGAGTCGGTGCGCGACGACGTGGACGCGGCCGAGGCGTTCGCGCGGGAGCCGGCGCCGCTGCCCGACCTGCCGCTCCCGCCGGCCCGGCCCGGCCGGCCCGCGCCGCTCGTCGGCGAGCCGCCCGCGGGCAGCGTCCGCGCGACCGACCTCGAGGCCCTCGCCGCCGACGCGGCGCTGCGCGCGTGGGAGCTGCTCACCGGCGCCGGCGACGGCGGGCTCGGCCTCACCGTCGAGGAGGACCTGGCGCGGCGCGCGGCGGCGCTGCTCGGCACGAAGCGGCTGGACCGGCTGGCCAAGCGCGCCGGGCTGCCGGCCCACCAGCTCTCCCGCCGGGCGCAGGCGTGGGCGCGCGGCGGGCGGGCGGCGCTCGTGGTGCTGGACGAGACATGGGCGCCGGACGAGTCGGACGTCGCCGAGGCGGTCGCGGCCCTCGGCGCCGGCGCGCACGCCTGGCAGAACCGCGTCAGCGACGCCTCCGACGCCCGGCAGCTCCGGCTCGGGCGGGACGGCCGCTGGTACCCCTTCCGCCGCGCCGGCAAGGCGTGGGAGCTGGCCGGGCCGCCGTCGGCCGACCCGGCCGCCGCGGTCGCGACACTGACGGGGTAG
- a CDS encoding DEAD/DEAH box helicase produces MEWRGQATFLPDDPPRAGVLAVAEPFARGTADLVVATADGPRRQTVAVSRYGVREAVANLVDGNAASPSARFWCAAATWALTLVARGRLQPAVTDGGWDAWRIGPLDAEDAERLAALVAACPPEAHAIAVPGTRPLRMRSAAAVVREFCDAVADTMVRTAAAPLTAEGQAYAATARTDAGHLKPWLEDNSRGLSGARAGLRIEERDEETLVAVIQLRGRDDPSLVVDAADLWTSPAAVLDRLGPNAENDLLLALRRGARAWPPLGRALATKAPSEVTLDDDAIADLLGDGAEALNAAGLEVLWPKELLLDGVTVRAVAATPSLDSEGGKGFSLDEVLQFRWEARVGGELLTDAELAELAEAKRPLVRLRGRWLKVDAALIERLRRRRPQRIGAMEALAASLTGRIVVEDEVVEFEAHGGVADLARTLADLAGSRDTLVVDPPEGLTATLRPYQLRGLRWLAQMTQLGLGGCLADDMGLGKTVQLIALHLLRRPSRPTLVVCPTSLLGNWEREVARFAPDVPVRRFHGGERHLAGLRDDEIVLATYGMVRRDRAALAEVRWGLAVADEAQHVKNPLSRGARELRAIPADARVALTGTPVENRLTDLWAILDWTTPGLLGPLDRFRRSVAVPVERYHDPEATERLARVVRPFLLRRRKSDPGIAPELPPKIETDRVVPLTAEQATLYQAVVAEALESIASKAGIERRGLVLKLLTELKQICNHPAQYLHQDGPLPGRSGKLAALDELADVIVDEGDAVLVFSQYVAMGHLLEAHLNARGVGTLFLHGAVPVRRREEMVTRFQAGDVPVFLLSLKAGGTGLNLTRATHVIHYDRWWNPAVEDQATDRAYRIGQDRAVQVHRLIAEGTLEDRIAAVMAAKRDLAESVVGTGEAWLTELSDAELAELVSLA; encoded by the coding sequence ATGGAGTGGCGGGGGCAGGCGACGTTCCTGCCGGACGATCCGCCGCGCGCCGGGGTGCTCGCGGTGGCGGAGCCGTTCGCGCGCGGCACCGCCGACCTCGTCGTGGCCACCGCCGACGGCCCGCGCCGGCAGACCGTCGCCGTCTCCCGCTACGGCGTCCGCGAGGCGGTCGCGAACCTCGTCGACGGCAACGCCGCCTCCCCCAGCGCGCGGTTCTGGTGCGCGGCGGCGACCTGGGCGCTGACGCTCGTCGCGCGCGGCCGGCTCCAGCCGGCGGTGACCGACGGCGGCTGGGACGCCTGGCGGATCGGGCCGCTGGACGCCGAGGACGCCGAACGTCTCGCCGCGCTGGTGGCGGCCTGCCCGCCGGAGGCGCACGCGATCGCGGTGCCGGGGACGCGGCCGTTGCGGATGCGGAGCGCGGCGGCGGTGGTGCGGGAGTTCTGCGACGCGGTCGCGGACACGATGGTGCGGACGGCGGCGGCGCCGTTGACGGCGGAGGGCCAGGCGTACGCCGCCACGGCGCGCACCGATGCCGGCCACCTGAAGCCGTGGCTGGAGGACAACTCGCGCGGCCTCTCCGGCGCCCGCGCCGGGCTGCGGATCGAGGAGCGCGACGAGGAGACGCTGGTCGCGGTGATCCAGCTCCGCGGCCGCGACGACCCGAGCCTGGTGGTGGACGCGGCGGACCTGTGGACCTCCCCCGCCGCGGTGCTGGACCGCCTCGGCCCGAACGCCGAGAACGACCTGCTGCTCGCGCTGCGCCGGGGCGCGCGGGCGTGGCCGCCGCTGGGGCGGGCGCTCGCGACGAAGGCGCCGAGCGAGGTGACGCTGGACGACGACGCGATCGCCGACCTGCTCGGCGACGGCGCGGAGGCGCTCAACGCCGCCGGCCTCGAGGTGCTCTGGCCGAAGGAGCTGCTGCTCGACGGCGTGACCGTGCGCGCGGTCGCGGCGACGCCGTCGCTGGACAGCGAGGGCGGCAAGGGGTTCTCGCTGGACGAGGTGCTCCAGTTCCGCTGGGAGGCCCGGGTCGGCGGCGAGCTGCTGACCGACGCGGAGCTGGCCGAGCTGGCCGAGGCGAAGCGGCCGCTGGTCCGCCTGCGCGGCCGCTGGCTCAAGGTCGACGCCGCCCTGATCGAACGTCTCCGCCGCCGGCGCCCGCAACGCATCGGCGCGATGGAGGCGCTGGCCGCGTCGCTCACCGGGCGGATCGTGGTGGAGGACGAGGTCGTCGAGTTCGAGGCGCACGGCGGCGTCGCCGACCTCGCCCGCACCCTCGCCGACCTGGCGGGCAGCCGCGACACGCTCGTGGTCGACCCGCCGGAGGGGCTGACGGCGACGCTGCGGCCGTACCAGCTCCGCGGCCTGCGCTGGCTCGCGCAGATGACGCAGCTCGGCCTCGGCGGCTGCCTCGCCGACGACATGGGCCTCGGCAAGACGGTGCAGCTCATCGCGCTGCACCTGCTGCGGCGGCCGTCGCGGCCGACGCTGGTCGTCTGCCCGACCAGCCTGCTCGGCAACTGGGAGCGGGAGGTCGCGCGGTTCGCGCCGGACGTGCCGGTACGCCGCTTCCACGGCGGTGAGCGGCACCTCGCCGGGCTGCGCGACGACGAGATCGTGCTGGCGACGTACGGCATGGTGCGCCGCGACCGCGCGGCGCTGGCGGAGGTGCGCTGGGGTCTGGCCGTCGCGGACGAGGCGCAGCACGTGAAGAACCCGCTCTCCCGCGGCGCGCGCGAGCTGCGCGCGATCCCCGCCGACGCGCGGGTCGCGCTCACCGGCACGCCCGTCGAGAACCGCCTCACCGACCTGTGGGCGATCCTCGACTGGACGACGCCGGGGCTGCTCGGCCCGCTCGACCGGTTCCGCCGCTCCGTCGCCGTGCCGGTCGAGCGTTACCACGACCCGGAGGCGACCGAACGCCTCGCGCGTGTCGTGCGGCCGTTCCTGCTGCGCCGCAGGAAGTCCGACCCCGGGATCGCCCCCGAGCTGCCGCCGAAGATCGAGACCGACCGGGTCGTGCCGCTGACGGCGGAGCAGGCGACGCTGTACCAGGCGGTCGTCGCGGAGGCGCTGGAGAGCATCGCGAGCAAGGCGGGCATCGAACGCCGCGGCCTCGTCCTCAAGCTGCTCACCGAGCTGAAGCAGATCTGCAACCACCCGGCGCAGTACCTGCACCAGGACGGCCCGCTGCCGGGGCGGTCCGGCAAGCTGGCGGCGCTGGACGAGCTCGCCGACGTCATCGTCGACGAGGGCGACGCGGTGCTCGTGTTCTCGCAGTACGTCGCGATGGGCCACCTGCTCGAGGCGCACCTCAACGCCCGGGGGGTCGGCACGCTGTTCCTGCACGGCGCGGTGCCGGTGCGCCGCCGCGAGGAGATGGTGACGCGGTTCCAGGCGGGCGACGTGCCGGTGTTCCTGCTCTCGCTCAAGGCCGGCGGCACCGGCCTGAACCTCACCCGCGCCACCCACGTCATCCACTACGACCGCTGGTGGAACCCCGCCGTCGAGGACCAGGCCACCGACCGCGCGTACCGGATCGGCCAGGACCGCGCGGTGCAGGTGCACCGGCTGATCGCCGAGGGGACGCTGGAGGACCGCATCGCCGCCGTCATGGCCGCGAAGCGCGACCTCGCCGAGTCCGTCGTCGGCACCGGCGAGGCGTGGCTGACCGAGCTGTCCGACGCCGAGCTGGCCGAGCTGGTGAGCCTCGCGTGA